One window from the genome of Candidatus Hinthialibacter antarcticus encodes:
- a CDS encoding BMC domain-containing protein: MSQAIGMLELSSIGVGFEAQDAMLKASSVKLLIARTICSGKYAVVVGGEVSDVQSSLEAGIALCKDALIDKLLIPNVHPSVFPAVSNSVELKASDCGAMGIVETFTVSCILEAADAAAKAADVTLFRVHVAMAIGGKGFLQITGDVSSVRAAVAEAAQVAIERGVLVSKVVIPNPREELFYETI, from the coding sequence ATGTCGCAAGCCATTGGAATGTTAGAACTTTCAAGCATCGGCGTCGGCTTTGAAGCCCAGGACGCCATGTTAAAAGCCTCTTCGGTGAAATTGTTGATCGCACGAACGATCTGTTCGGGCAAGTACGCGGTGGTGGTTGGCGGCGAGGTCTCAGACGTGCAAAGCAGTCTGGAAGCGGGCATTGCGCTTTGCAAAGACGCGCTGATCGACAAACTGTTGATTCCCAATGTGCATCCCAGCGTTTTTCCGGCTGTCTCGAATTCCGTCGAACTCAAAGCCAGCGATTGTGGCGCGATGGGCATCGTCGAGACTTTCACGGTGTCGTGCATTCTCGAAGCGGCGGACGCAGCCGCCAAAGCGGCGGACGTGACCCTGTTTCGCGTTCATGTCGCGATGGCGATTGGCGGCAAAGGGTTTCTTCAAATTACCGGCGACGTGTCTTCGGTACGCGCAGCGGTCGCCGAAGCCGCGCAGGTCGCGATTGAACGCGGCGTGTTGGTGAGCAAGGTGGTCATCCCCAATCCACGCGAAGAGCTGTTTTACGAAACCATATAA
- a CDS encoding DUF5011 domain-containing protein: MKLSWNPIFVFTLLLTVSLSSQAALQSTVKFEDVKLTLPEGGGVLSFNYPDVFNLLLTDCVISYDIDMSKIKQTDAGKTPFISIGMREVMDSPDEWDNFIPGDVGVQPGGKGGWLLSLVGDLSGANNSFDFNDKHQLQTSGFIEENAYDAEFINGTLSASGGSIGSAPPYNFGIWFDRKKAGKFIEDSWGYIKGVNYETEGKYSIQIHYHATSASEGVMFASINGMPQGFYPFGDRPPLHYPAGITFSGEMSKMQVFVGILGDPLDTRGEIPIDNFSVAVYGKGEAISPSAPDITPPTIFLRGPSSITVEQDNDAVKTLDLSAFAMDDQDGSIEVVADESDVNYNKSGLYKIKYSATDSAGNTATAQRTINVKKNAKLDGAISSGNYSSLDFTSPDGGGIDHTSYRDVYDLTQHDIRLSYKVDLKKVKQTAPWRSVLVEVGLRNFTSEPTPLDNFNPGQFESHPGGKGGWMISLVGDLEDNPKVVNFNDKHNLQTSGNIDELAYDVLYSKSGYEVTEPLGIGIPFSYGIWFDRSNVDKTSRKLWGAHPSRTYNTNGTYDIEITYSAISEKQGVMFSRVNGVPQGFFPTYDGPPLLMPVGVDFTADLKNLQLFAGLLSDPDYANGEVEISNINIELHPKASLGAPGFLNEKE, encoded by the coding sequence ATGAAATTAAGTTGGAACCCTATATTCGTATTCACATTGTTGCTGACGGTTAGCCTGTCATCCCAGGCGGCGCTGCAATCAACCGTAAAATTTGAAGACGTGAAATTGACGCTGCCCGAGGGCGGGGGCGTTTTGAGTTTTAATTATCCAGACGTATTCAATTTGCTGCTGACGGATTGTGTGATCTCGTATGACATTGATATGAGCAAAATCAAGCAAACGGACGCAGGGAAGACGCCGTTCATCTCGATTGGAATGCGCGAAGTGATGGACTCACCGGATGAGTGGGACAATTTCATCCCTGGCGACGTCGGCGTACAGCCGGGCGGAAAAGGCGGTTGGCTGCTCTCGCTGGTCGGTGATCTGAGCGGCGCGAATAATTCATTTGATTTTAACGATAAGCACCAGTTGCAGACATCAGGCTTTATTGAAGAAAACGCCTACGACGCCGAATTCATCAACGGCACTCTTTCGGCGAGCGGCGGTTCAATTGGTTCGGCGCCGCCCTACAACTTCGGGATATGGTTTGATCGTAAAAAAGCCGGCAAATTTATTGAAGATTCCTGGGGCTATATCAAAGGCGTCAATTACGAAACGGAAGGAAAGTACAGCATTCAGATTCATTATCATGCAACCAGCGCCAGTGAAGGCGTGATGTTTGCTTCGATCAATGGAATGCCGCAGGGTTTCTACCCGTTCGGCGACCGTCCGCCGCTTCATTACCCGGCGGGAATCACTTTTAGCGGCGAGATGTCGAAGATGCAGGTTTTTGTTGGGATTCTCGGCGATCCGCTCGACACCCGCGGCGAAATCCCCATCGACAATTTTTCAGTGGCGGTCTATGGAAAAGGCGAGGCCATTTCTCCTTCTGCGCCTGACATCACGCCGCCGACGATCTTTCTTCGCGGACCGTCATCCATCACGGTTGAACAAGATAATGACGCGGTGAAGACGCTTGATCTGAGCGCGTTTGCGATGGACGATCAGGATGGTTCGATTGAAGTTGTTGCGGACGAGAGTGATGTGAATTATAACAAATCCGGTTTGTATAAAATTAAATATAGTGCGACCGATTCCGCTGGCAACACTGCAACCGCGCAACGTACAATCAATGTTAAGAAAAATGCAAAACTTGACGGCGCCATCTCTAGCGGAAATTATTCAAGCCTTGATTTCACTTCCCCTGACGGCGGCGGAATCGACCACACATCCTATCGTGACGTTTATGATTTGACGCAGCATGATATTCGCTTGTCGTATAAAGTTGATCTAAAAAAAGTCAAACAAACAGCCCCCTGGCGCTCTGTTTTGGTTGAAGTTGGTTTGCGCAATTTCACCAGTGAACCAACGCCGTTAGACAATTTTAATCCAGGACAATTTGAGTCTCACCCCGGCGGCAAGGGCGGCTGGATGATCTCTCTGGTCGGCGACTTAGAAGATAACCCGAAAGTTGTGAATTTTAATGATAAACACAACCTGCAAACATCAGGTAATATTGATGAACTCGCTTACGATGTGTTGTATTCAAAAAGTGGGTATGAAGTGACAGAACCGTTGGGAATCGGCATTCCCTTCAGTTATGGAATCTGGTTTGACCGCTCAAACGTCGACAAAACTTCGCGGAAATTGTGGGGCGCTCATCCTTCGCGTACATACAATACAAATGGAACCTATGATATTGAAATCACCTACAGCGCGATATCGGAGAAACAGGGCGTGATGTTTAGCCGTGTGAATGGCGTCCCGCAGGGGTTTTTCCCAACCTATGACGGCCCGCCGTTGTTGATGCCGGTCGGCGTTGATTTCACCGCAGACCTGAAAAACCTGCAACTCTTCGCCGGTCTGTTGTCTGATCCTGACTATGCAAACGGCGAAGTGGAAATCAGCAATATTAACATTGAACTGCATCCAAAAGCATCGTTGGGCGCACCTGGATTTTTGAACGAAAAGGAATGA